CGGGTCATCACCTGACCGATATGACGGGCCAGATAATGGATCAGTTCGAATTCACGATGCGTCAATTCAATGGCCTCTCCCCGCTTCGTCACGAGATAGGCATCCGGCTGAATCGACAGAACACCGACATCAATATTCTTTGTCCCTGTTTCCGAGTCTTCCGCCGAACGCTGATTACGCCGGAGATTCGCCTTGACTCTCGCTACAAGCTCACGGGTGCTGAACGGCTTGGTGACATAATCATCGGCCCCGAGCTCGAGACCGAGTACTTTATCAATTTCCGAATCTTTTGCGGTGAGCATAATGATCGGCATATCATGTTCTTTTCTGACTTCGCGGCATACTTCCATCCCGTCCCGGTAAGGAAGCATAATATCGAGAAGAATCAATGCAGGAACGTGTTTCTTCGCCTTCTCAACGGCTTCGTTGCCGTCATAGGCAACCATGACATCAAAGCCTTCTTTTTCAAGACCGAATTTCAATATATCTGCAATTGGTTTTTCATCATCAACCACTAAGATGAGCTGTTTTTCCATCGTCTCGACACCCCTTCATCTTGTCATTTGTCCTTTTCATTCTATCACAGATCGCGCTTCTTTGAACAAAACGGGAGGAACTCCCATCGTCTTTGACGGTTTGAAATTGCGCTTATTCACTAAAAAAGAAAAGCCCTCACTAAGGAGAGCTTTTCTGCATCATGATCAGCGTAAGTAGTTCATTGGATTTTGATGGCTGCCGCCCTGAATCACTTCAAAGTGCAGGTGAATCCCGGATGATCGGCCGGTGGTCCCCATCACACCGATCTGGCGTCCCTTTCCAACCGTTTGACCGGTACTCACATGAATGTCCCTTAAATGGGCGTAAACGGTCTCCATACCGTTGTTGTGATTAATGCGTACGGTATAGCCATAGCCGTTTTCCCAGCCTGCTGAAGAGACGACACCGTTATCGGCCGCATAGATCTCATAGCTCGAAGGCCGGGCAATGTCGATTCCGTTGTGCATACGGCCGTTCCTCATGCCAAATTGACTGGATACGTATCCGCCTGATGCCGGCCAGATCAAGTCACCCGTTCCTCTTGAGGATGATGTTTTCGTACCATGCACGACGATTCGGTCTTCTGCTTCCTGAATTATTTCCTCGGAAATAATTTCGCGTTCCTGGACCTGACCGTTCACATAAACGACCTTTTCTTCCACTTCTTTTTTCCCGTCACTGCCGCTCTGACGAACGGTGGATTCACCTTTCCACATCTCGTCATCTTTTTCTGTGACGGTCTCGTGCGTCATTGTCTGTTCACTCTTTGTCACCTTTTCAACGAGAACATTCAGATAAGGAACAGGGACGGTCACATGTAATTCCTGTCCGATCTGAAGTACGGTGTTTTCCCCGATACCCTCATTAATGGCTATCAGCTCTTCCGTACTCAAATCATGATCACTGGCGATGGTCCCAAGGACATCCCCTTCATCCACTTCATAAATGTCCTGTTCCAGTGTCCCTTCAAGGAGAACCGTAATCAGGTCATCGACCTCGAGAATCTCGTCTGCCTCTGCGAGTCCCTCTGACCAGGTGACTTCTTCATCAAAAGAAAGCTCAGTCAGCACCGAGTCTCCTTCACTGAGAGTAAGCGCTTCATCCCGGTCGATCCATTCTTCATACTCTTCAAGATCCTCTTCATCAACAAAACGGAGGAATATCTCCCGTTCGATGTCATCCGGCTTTTTATCTGCACTCACATAGCCAATGGTTTCATCGTTGACCATCAGTCCCCGTGCATCGACCTGGACGGAAGCGCGTTCTTCCAGCAAGTCCAACACATCCTGATCGGAACCTCTCAGTTCGAAGACCAGTTCAGGAATCAGCTCCACTTCTTCAGACAGCCGATATGTAAAACGCTCATCGTTATTTTCCGCTTCTGCGAGTTTGTTTTCTATGTATGACGTTATCAGATCCTCATCCTGAACAGCGCCAAGCCGCTCGTCTCCATAATACACATGATAAATTTCATCCATCTCGAATTCACCAAAATTGTTGTCTTCCGAAAATACCAACCCCGGTATAAACAGCGCCATAAAAAGAAGCCCTGCCATTGAGATCGTTATTTTACGGAAAATGAATGTTTGTCCCATAGCATGTCATTCTCCTTTTTCATATCTGTTTTCTTTTGTTTATAGCCTCTGTCATTCTATCACAGATCATCCTGTATAGGTCATTCATCACGGAAAAGTAAACAAACTGTAGTCTGATCGTTACTCATTCGACATTTTTCCACATCAATCCCGTCATATCCGCATTTTGGGCATGATTCGTTTGTTACAGACGTATTACAAAAAACAATAATCCCAATAATTACCACATTCATCATGAAGCCATTTATCAGACAACAAAAAACCACTCATTCAAAATGAGTGGTGAACTTCTATACATGGTGCTGGCCAGAGGACTTGAACCCCCAACCTACTGATTACAAGTCAGTTGCTCTACCAATTGAGCTAGGCCAGCACAAGTGGTGGCTCGGGACGGAATCGAACCGCCGACACACGGATTTTCAGTCCGTTGCTCTACCGACTGAGCTACCGAGCCTTATTTAAATGGCGGTCCCGACCGGGATCGAACCGGCGATCTCCTGCGTGACAGGCAGGCATGTTAACCGCTACACCACGGGACCTTGTTAATCGTTCACATAACTTATGTAAAAAATAAAATTGGTTGCGGGGGGCGGATTTGAACCACCGACCTTTGGGTTATGAGCCCAACGAGCTACCAGACTGCTCCACCCCGCGGCAATATAAAAATTAAGCGGCCAACAAAATATATGTTACTTGATTTCAATGAAGAAGTCAAGATAAATTTAGTTGGTGACCCGTACGGGATTCGAACCCGTGTTACCGCCGTGAAAGGGCGGTGTCTTAACCACTTGACCAACGGGCCACAAAAAGAAAACATGGTGAGCCATGAAGGACTCGAACCTTCGACCCTCTGATTAAAAGTCAGATGCTCTACCAACTGAGCTAATGGCTCTCAAGGGAAAATCTTTTTAGCGACAAGATTGATAATATCATGTGTGCATGCAAAAGGCAATAGCCATTTGCAATCTTTTTGTACTTTCAGTGTAACTCAAAAACCGTTCTTTTGACAAGGTAAAATCCCGGAAGCCTGTCAAGGCTTCCGGGACATGTACAGGGTCGGTTTTTTGAATCCATTCCGCTCAGGAGCTGAAGACGCCCCGGACCAGATTTGTCTGGTTGCGGTCAGGACCCACAGAAAACATCGACAGCGGGATCCCCGTCAGCTGGGAAATACGTTCAACATAATAAATGGCGTTTCGCGGTAAATCATGCAGGGACTTGATGCCGGTAATATCCTCATCCCAGCCCGGCATTTCTTCATAAACAGGCTCACATTCTGCAAGTTTCTTCAAACTTGCAGGAAATTCTTCGATGATCTCACCCTTGTATTTATAAGCCGTACAGATCTTCAGTGTCTTGATCCCTGTCAGAACATCAATACTGTTCAGTGACAGGTCCGTAATGCCGCTCACACGGCGTGCATGACGGACGACGACGCTGTCAAACCAGCCGACACGGCGCGGTCGGCCAGTGGTGGTTCCGTATTCCCGGCCCACTTCACGGATCTGTTCCCCGATCTCATTATCAAGCTCTGTCGGGAATGGTCCATCTCCGACACGGGTTGTATACGCCTTCGACACACCCACAACGTGATTGATCCTTGAAGGGCCGACTCCGGATCCGATCGTTACCCCACCGGCAATCGGATTCGATGATGTGACAAAGGGATAGGTTCCCTGATCGATATCAAGCATGACACCCTGTGCTCCTTCAAAAAGGACGCGCTTGCCATCATCAAGATGATCGTTCAGGACAACGGACGTATCACAGACATACTTCTCGAACTGTTGCCCGTATTCGTAATATTCCTCAAGAATCTCCTCAAGATCGAATCCTTCTGTGTCATACAGTTTCTCAAGAATCCGGTTCTTCTCCCGTAAATTCACTTCCAGCTTCTCCCGGAACACGTCTTTATCCATGAGATCACAGATCCGTATACCGACACGGGCTGCTTTATCCATGTATGCCGGGCCGATGCCTTTTCGTGTTGTTCCGATTTTATTTACGCCTTTACTGTCTTCTTCCATGGCATCCAGCTTCAGATGATAAGGCAGGATCACGTGTGCGCGATTGGAAATCATCAGATTATCCGTACTCACATTGCGGTCATGCAGATATTTCAGTTCTGTCACAAGTGCCTTTGGATCAATAACCATGCCATTTCCGATGACACACCGTTTTTCCGGATAAAAGATACCTGATGGGATCAGGTGCAATTTATACGTCGTATCATTGAAGACAATGGTATGTCCGGCATTGTTTCCGCCCTGATACCTTGCAATGACTTCTGCCTGTTCGGACAGATAATCGGTGATCTTTCCTTTTCCTTCGTCCCCCCACTGGGTTCCTACAACTACTACTGATGGCATACGTGCCACACCTCCGCTGGATGTTTAATCATTTTCCTTTAACCATCGTCAGTTTATCAGCAATTGAATTGTCAGTCAATATATTTCCGAACATTAAGAACGCCAAATCATTTTAGTGTTCGTTTTTTGCGTTTACGCTCCAGGCGGCATATTGCTCTCATCATGACGCCGTTCCAAGTTGACAAACTTGTTGTAGTGTTTGACGAAAGCCAGTTCAACGGTGCCTACAGGTCCGTTACGCTGCTTGGCAATGATGATTTCGATCGTATCCTTATTTTCTGATTCCTGATCATAATAATCATCACGATACAGAAACGCCACAATATCCGCATCCTGCTCAATACTGCCGGACTCCCGGATATCCGACATCATCGGGCGCTTATCCTGTCTCGACTCCACCCCACGGGAAAGCTGGGAAAGCGCGATAACCGGGACTTCGAGTTCACGCGCCAGCCCTTTCAGCTCACGGGAAATTTCGGACACTTCCTGCTGGCGTCCTTCGCTCGAACGGGCATCTCCGGAAATCAGCTGCAAGTAGTCGATCATGATCATCCCGAGTCCGCGTTCCTGTTTCAGTTTCCGGCATTTCGAACGAATCTCCTTCACTTTGATGCCCGGGGTGTCATCGATATAGATCCCCGCTTTCGACAAGCTCCCCATCGCCATCGTCAGACGCTGCCAGTCATCGTCTTCAAGTCTTCCGGTACGAAGCCGCTGCGCATCAATGTTGCCTTCCGCACAGAGCATACGCATGACGAGCTGATCCGCGCCCATCTCAAGACTGAAGATCGCAACGTTCTCATCGGTTTTCGTGGCTACGTTTTGAGAGATATTCAATGCAAAAGCGGTCTTCCCCACGGAAGGACGCGCAGCCACAATGATCAGATCACTGCGCTGAAAACCGGCTGTAACACGGTCAAGCTCGGTGAATCCCGTCGGAATCCCCGTCACTTCCCCTTGTTGATGCTGCAGGGTTTCAATTTTATCAAAGGCTTCCACCAGGACGTCCTTGATTTCGATAAATTCACCTGCATTCTTCTTTTGGGCGACCTCAAGGATACGACGTTCCGCATCACTTAGCAGAATATCCACTTCTTCATTGGCTTCAAAGCCTTCAGTGGCTATGCTTGTCGCCGTTCGGATCAGACGTCTCAGCAGAGATTTCTCTTCGACAATGCGCACGTAGTAGCGGACGTTTGCAGCTGTCGGAACCGCGTTGGCCAGATCCGTCAGAAAGGATACGCCTCCTGCTTCTTCGAGCCATTCACGCCGGTGCATTTCATCCGTCACGGTAATGATGTCAATCGGTTCATCGCGGTCGTGAAGATCCATCATGACCGTGAAAATCCGCTGGTGCACCCCTCTGTAGAAATCTTCCGGTACGATGTTATCCGCAGCCGCGATCATGGCATCCCGATCCAGGAATACGGCACCAAGAACGGCCTGTTCAGCCTCAAGACTGTGCGGGGGTGTGCGATCGCTGTAAGTATCCATGTTGCGTCCCTCCATTTACTCTGCCTGTAAAACAGACCACCTGATCCCTGCGTCGAGGTTCTCAGATGGTCTCTCTGTTAATCAGGCTTCTTTTACGTGTACTTTCACAGTTGCCGTGACGTCCGAATGAATTTTCACATTTACATTTGTGTAACCGAGACTTCTGATTGGATCATCCATCTCAATTTTCCGTTTGTCAATTTTGTATCCCGCTTTTTTGAGCTCTTCGGCAATCTGCTTGTTTGTTACGGCTCCGAACAGACGGCCACCGTCTCCTGCTTTTGCAGAGAGTTCAACGCTCATGTCTTCAAGTTCTTTTTTCATCTTCTTCGCGTCTTCAAGCTCCTGCTGTGCCTGTTTTTCTTCGCTTTCTTTCTTTTTTTCAAGGGACTTTATGTTTCCTTTACTCGCCTCTACCGCGAGATTATGCTTAAACAGATAGTTTCGGGCATACCCTTCCGGTACCTCCTTCACTTCTCCTTTTTTCCCTTTTCCTTTAACGTCCTTCAGTAAGATCACTTTCATGTTGCATCCCCTCCGTCATTAAAGTATTCATCTATCTTCTCTTTCAGAAGCATTTCCACTTCTTCGATCGTATCCGCTTCAATCTGAGTTGCCGCATTGGTCAAATGACCGCCGCCATCGAGGCTCTCCATGATCACCTGCACATTCACATCCCCGAGGGATCGGGCGCTGACGCTGACTCGGCCATCCTTCAGTTTCGACAGTACAAACGAAGCGACAACATCATTCATCGTCAACAGTGTATCGGCAGCCTGGGCGACAATGACCTGATTGTAACTCGCATCAGTTGCACCCTTTGCAATGGCCATGCCGTTACTGTAAATATATGCATTCTCAACAAGTTTTGCCCGCTTGACGTATTCTGCAAGGTCTTCTTTAAGAAGTTTCTGCACAAGAACCGTATCCGCCCCGCGGCTCCGCAAATAAGACGCCGCATCGAACGTTCTCGCACCTGTGCGGATCGCAAAACTTTTCGTATCGACAATAATCCCGGCAAGAAGCGCAGTCGATTCAAGTACACCGAGCTTCGGATTTTTGTGCTGGTATTCCAAGAGCTCTGTCACAAGCTCTGCGGTAGACGAAGCATAAGGCTCCATGTAGACGAGCACGGCGTCGTTGATAAACTCCTCGCCACGGCGGTGATGATCAATCACGATGGTCCGCTCCACCTCATCAATCAGGCGGGGTGACACCACCAGGGACGGCTTATGGGTATCCACCACTACAAGAAGCGTATCTGATGTCGCATGTTCACTCGCTTCAGAAGGGGTAATGAACCTTGACCAGAGGTGTTCATTTCCTTCCATTTCCCCGAGCAGTTTCTTAATATTATGATTCATATCCTCCGGATCGATGACGATAAAGGCTTCTTTCCCATTCGTTTCCGCAATTTTCGTCACACCGATGGCCGAACCGATCGAATCCATATCCGGGTTTTTATGACCCATCACATAAACCTGGTCACTCTCTTTGATGAAGTCACGGATGGCATGGGAAATGACCCTCGCCCGGACCCGGGTCCGTTTTTCCACTGCGTTTGTTTTTCCGCCGTAAAAACGCACTTTCCCCTGTTTTTCTTTAATCGCAACCTGATCCCCGCCGCGTCCGAGTGCCAAATCAAGGCTCGACTGCGCAAGAGCGCCCAGTTCGCGTAAACTCTCTTCTCCGCTGCCGATCCCGACACTGAGGGTGAGGGTCACTTTTTCTTCACCGGTCCGTTCCCTGATTTCATCAAGCAGCGTAAAGCGGTTTTCTTCAAGGCTCTCGAGCGTCTCTTCGGTCATAATGGCAATAAACCGATCCGAAGAAGTCCTGCGTATGAGGATATCATTAGTTTTTGCCCATTTATTCAGACTGTCCGTCACATGAGACAAAAGCCTGCTGCGAACCTGATCATCAAGGCCCTGGGTCACCTCATCGAGATTATCAAGAAAAATCAGACCGATGACCGTTTTGTCCATTTCATAAAGGAATTTATATTCAAACTCCTCACTGGCGTCAAAGAAATACAACAATCTTTCATCCGGATAATGGACAACCCGAAAATCACGGCCTTTAATATCCGTATGTATTTCTTTTTCCTGTTCATCAACTTCCTTATGCAGCTCTTCAGACATGTGTTTCAATGGGCTGCCAATAAGCTGTTCATTGATCAGCGCATTCATGAACGGATTGCTCCACTGAATCGTCCGTTCTTCATTGTAAAGAAGAATCCCGACCGGCAACCGTGTTACCGCCTCTTCCCCCGCTTTGTTAATTCTGTAGGAGAGGGTCGAAATATACTCCGATAAATCATGTTCAAATTCCGTCTTTGCCCGGATCGTCAGAGCAATGATGGTTGCCACCGCTATAAATGCCAGAATGCCCAGCTGCCACTGGTAAAATGTCAGAATCCCTGACAGTATCGAAGCAATTGTAACAAGTGCGACAACGTGATAGCCATGCCATCGTTTCAATAAAAAGTTTGGCATTATTCACATCTCCTAATCGGTTCCTCGCATTCGCTTACGCAGGTTAAAACCTAAATCAATTATACCTAATATTCGAATCAGTTGCAGAAAAATCGGCAAAAGGAATACAAGAAATAATACAAGGAACGGCCAAATCACTGACTTTCTCTTGTGATGAAAATAGTAAAAGACAACGGCCATTCCCTGAATGGCCACAATCAGCTGCAGAGCCGGAAGGGCATTCTGAACCGCCAGATACACTGGCGAGCCCGGTTCAAAGCCAACGAACCCCAGCATCAGAACAACAAGGTAATACCAGATAAACACCTGTGGGAAGCCCCATTCCCGAAAAGGTGGAAAACCGGGGACCTCATTGGCGCCCTTCCTGAGAATATGAGCCGCAAGAACCTGCACCAAAAGTGCATATGTGACGCTGATCATCACCATCACCACAGGGGCGATAACGCTGAAATACTCGATCGATGCCCGCATGTCTTCCACGACCAGACCATCTGCAGGATCCACCATGTCAAGTATTGCTTCCGAGGTGTCCACTGATTCGAGCATGGCATTCTGAAACGCCTGCACAGGATCGATATTCAAAAAGAGATTTGTTGCCACATACAGGAGGACAACACCGGCCGTAACACTGAGGCCTGCGGCTTTCAGGACCAGAAAAGCCGGGGCTTCTTTATTAAATAAATACCCAATCAGGATACCGGGTATGGCAAAAAGGATCGTAAAGACGATCGAAAACGGCCCTAACAGAAAAGAAAGCAACAACGATGAAACCAGTGCAGCAATGGTTCCCTGCTTCCAGCCGTGATGATAACTCAGCCACATAAGCGGCATCGGAATGAACAGGGCTATTATCAGTCCGATCACCGGAAAAAACAGAACAATCGCCATTAAGATCAAATATGTAACAAGCGCTTTTATCGTATCTCTCCATAATGGTGAATCCATAGGCTATCCTCTGCTTTCGTTAAGATATCGATGATACCGCCTATCCATCGTATTAAAAAACCCTCCTGCTGACAAGCGGGAGGGTTTGTATCATCAGTCTGTTACAAATGGAAGCAATGCCATTGTACGGGAGCGTTTAACCGCGCGCGTCAATTGGCGCTGATACTTCGCAGATGTTCCTGTTACTCGGCGTGGAAGAATCTTACCACGCTCGGAGATGAACTTCTTCAGAAGATCGGTGTCTTTGTAGTCAATCTTTGTGATTTTGTTAACAGTGAAGTAACAAACCTTACGACGTTTTGGTCGACCTCGACGTGCCATGTATATCCCTCCTTCTTTATTATTGGCCCATTCAAGCGGTGAACGGTGCCTCTTGATCAGAACGGCAGATCATCATCGTTGATATCGATCGGTTTTCCATCACTGGCAAACGGATCGTTATCAGGCTGTGGTGATGACTGGCCCTGATTTCCGGAATAACCCTGATTTTGATTTTGGTACTGGTTCGGAGCTGATTGCTGTTGACCGTAACCTGCAGGCTGTTCATTTTGCGGTGCATACCGCTGCTGACCACCCTGTCCGCCGCCGGAGGAGCCTTTCGGTTCAAGGAACTGAACACTCTCTCCAACCACTTCTGTCACGAAAACCCGTCGTCCTTCATTATTTTCATAATTTCTGGTCTGAATTCGTCCATCAACGCCTGCAAGACTTCCTTTATTAAGGAAATTCGCCACGTTTTCAGCTTGCTTTCGCCAAACAACAATATTGATGAAATCGGCTTCTCTCTCTCCCTGCTGGTTTGAGAAAGGACGATTCACAGCAAGGGTGAAGGACGTTACCGCCACACCGTTCGCTGTATAACGCAGTTCAGGATCTTTTGTTAAACGTCCCACCAGGACGACACGGTTAATCATTCAGATTCCTCCTGACCAAATTCAGGTTTCCCTGTCTGTATTCTATACGTATTGCATCAGTCGTCTTCACGAACGATGATCGAACGAAGAATGTTATCATTGATTGAGCTTAAACGGTTAAACTCATCCAATGCGTCTTTGTTCGCATTCAATTGAATAAGTACGTAGAATCCGTCTGTGAAATCTTCGATTTCGTAAGCAAGACGTCTTTTACCCATCTCCTTCGTTTCAGTCAACTCTGCGCCGTTGTTCGTCAGGATCGTGTTGAAACGCTCAACTGTCTCTTTGACAGCCTGCTCTTCAAGATCAGGACGTACAATGTACATGATTTCATATTTGCGCATGTTCTGTCACCTCCTTTTGGACTTGGCCCTTTCCGTAGTGGAAGAGAGCAAGGAGCAAATCATCTTTCCAAATGCTCGCAAGATATAATTATAGCAGACGAACACCCTTCATACAAGCCTTTTTTAGAGATTCTCAAACAGCCGGTGTTGACTGATCGTTATATAAAAAATCCCCGCCAGGCTGGATGAGCCCGGGCAGGGATATGCGTGTATAGTGTGTCTTACTCTTACACGTTGAAACGGAAATGCACAACATCGCCGTCTTTCATGACATAGTCTTTACCTTCAAGTCGCACGTTACCTGCTTCTTTCGCAGCATTCATTGATCCTGCATCTGTCAGATCCTCGTAGGAAACCACTTCTGCACGGATAAATCCGCGTTCAAAGTCGGTATGGATAACACCGGCAGCCTGCGGTGCTTTTGTGCCTCTGCGAATCGTCCACGCACGCACTTCCTGTTTCCCTGCGGTGAAGAACGTGTCAAGACCCAGAAGATTATAGGCCGCCTTAATCAACTGATCGAGTCCGGATTCAGCGATCCCGAGATCATCAAGGAACTCCTGTTTCTCTTCCCCTTCAAGTTCAGCGATCTCTTCTTCGATCTTGGCTGAAATGACGATGACTTCAGAATTTTCTTCCTCAGCAAAGGCACGGACTTTCTGCACGTGTTCATTGCCGTCAATGTCAAGAATTTCATCTTCCCCCACATTCGCCACATACAGCACCGGTTTCATCGTGAGCAGATGCATCCCATGAACAAGTTTGGCCTGTTCTTTTGTGAAGTCAATGCTTCGCGCAGGCTTCTCGTCTTCAAATGCTTCTCTGAGTTTAACCAGGACATCATATTCAAATACGGCATCCTTGTCTTTTTGACGAGCCATTTTTTCGACTTTTCCGATACGCTTCTCGACAGATTCCATATCAGCAAGAATGAGTTCCAGGTTAATGACCTGAATATCACGGATTGGATCAACACTCCCGGATACATGGGTAATGTTATCATCAGAAAAACAGCGAACAACATGCGAAATCGCATCGACCTGACGTATATGTGACAAAAACTGATTTCCCAGTCCTTCCCCTTTACTTGCACCTTCAACAATTCCCGCAATATCCGTGAATTCAAAAGCCGTAGGCACCGTTTTATCCGGCACGACCATTTGTGTCAGTTTATCAAGTCGAGGATCAGGTACTTCCACAATGCCGACATTCGGATCGATTGTACAGAACGGATAGTTTGCTGATTCCGCTCCTGCCTGTGTAATTGCATTAAATAATGTTGATTTACCCACGTTTGGCAAACCGACAATTCCAGTAGTTAAAGCCATGTATATTCGACTCCCTTATCTCATTTCATTTTCCGTTCCAATTTACCTTCTATAGTATAGGGGGTTTGCTGACGGATTACAATGTTTCATTTTTCCGCCTTCGCGATCACCCGCTTCATTTTTTTACTGAAGTCTTTCCTTGGGATCATGACGCTGTGCTTGCAGCCATTACACTTGATCCTGATATCCATCCCCATTCGGATAATCGTCCATTCATTCGTTCCACATGGATGAGCTTTCTTCATTTCCACAACATCATGAAGTTCAAATTCTTTGTCAGCCATCATTTTTCCCCTTTCTGTTCGCCTGAATTCTTATCTAAAGAGGCCACCATTCAATCATCATCACAAACAGAACAGCAATCACAATGCCCGGAAGGAGATTGGCAACCCTGATCTTTTCAATTCCCAAGAGGTTTAATCCGATCGCCATGATCATGATCCCGCCTACCGCAGTGATTTCCGCAATCATCGCGTCCAAAAGCGCCTCCGGAATAATCTGTATAATCCACGTCGCCATTAAAGCAATGCTGCCCTGATAAAGAACGACAGGTATCGCTGAAAACATGACACCGATGCCCATAGCCGCTGCAAAGACAATCGACGAAAAGCCATCTAGCATCGATTTTGTAAGTAATACCGAATGATCCTGTCTGAATCCACTGTCGAGAGCTCCAATGATTGCCATGGCGCCAACGACAAAAAGCAGTGTTGCGGCAACAAAGCCTTCGGCAAATCGGCCGTCTCCTCCATATTTCTTCATGCGGTTTTCCATCATTGCTCCCACATGATTTAACTTTCCTTCAAGTTGAAAACGTTCGCCAATGACCGCTCCGATTGCGAGGCTCAGGATCACGATCAGAAACTGTTGACCTTCAAGGGCCATCGTGAAACCGAGCACAATG
This genomic window from [Bacillus] selenitireducens MLS10 contains:
- the rpsR gene encoding 30S ribosomal protein S18 yields the protein MARRGRPKRRKVCYFTVNKITKIDYKDTDLLKKFISERGKILPRRVTGTSAKYQRQLTRAVKRSRTMALLPFVTD
- the ssb gene encoding single-stranded DNA-binding protein; the encoded protein is MINRVVLVGRLTKDPELRYTANGVAVTSFTLAVNRPFSNQQGEREADFINIVVWRKQAENVANFLNKGSLAGVDGRIQTRNYENNEGRRVFVTEVVGESVQFLEPKGSSGGGQGGQQRYAPQNEQPAGYGQQQSAPNQYQNQNQGYSGNQGQSSPQPDNDPFASDGKPIDINDDDLPF
- the rpsF gene encoding 30S ribosomal protein S6: MRKYEIMYIVRPDLEEQAVKETVERFNTILTNNGAELTETKEMGKRRLAYEIEDFTDGFYVLIQLNANKDALDEFNRLSSINDNILRSIIVREDD
- the ychF gene encoding redox-regulated ATPase YchF; this encodes MALTTGIVGLPNVGKSTLFNAITQAGAESANYPFCTIDPNVGIVEVPDPRLDKLTQMVVPDKTVPTAFEFTDIAGIVEGASKGEGLGNQFLSHIRQVDAISHVVRCFSDDNITHVSGSVDPIRDIQVINLELILADMESVEKRIGKVEKMARQKDKDAVFEYDVLVKLREAFEDEKPARSIDFTKEQAKLVHGMHLLTMKPVLYVANVGEDEILDIDGNEHVQKVRAFAEEENSEVIVISAKIEEEIAELEGEEKQEFLDDLGIAESGLDQLIKAAYNLLGLDTFFTAGKQEVRAWTIRRGTKAPQAAGVIHTDFERGFIRAEVVSYEDLTDAGSMNAAKEAGNVRLEGKDYVMKDGDVVHFRFNV
- a CDS encoding DUF951 domain-containing protein, giving the protein MADKEFELHDVVEMKKAHPCGTNEWTIIRMGMDIRIKCNGCKHSVMIPRKDFSKKMKRVIAKAEK
- a CDS encoding DUF554 domain-containing protein — encoded protein: MVLFGTIVNGLAIVMGAWLGVKIKGFSASMQETVMKAIGLAVIVLGFTMALEGQQFLIVILSLAIGAVIGERFQLEGKLNHVGAMMENRMKKYGGDGRFAEGFVAATLLFVVGAMAIIGALDSGFRQDHSVLLTKSMLDGFSSIVFAAAMGIGVMFSAIPVVLYQGSIALMATWIIQIIPEALLDAMIAEITAVGGIMIMAIGLNLLGIEKIRVANLLPGIVIAVLFVMMIEWWPL